From Synergistaceae bacterium, one genomic window encodes:
- a CDS encoding sodium ion-translocating decarboxylase subunit beta, which produces MLDMIVDFLKSTGFPELFSLDTPLFGIMLPGKLIMVAIACLLIYMGIKKGFEPYLLLPIAFGMLLVNLPLGGLMAGPLGTEPGGLLYYLYQGTKLGIYPPLIFLCIGASTDFGPLIANPKSLLLGAAAQLGIFITFLGALAMGFTPQEAASIGIIGGADGPTALYLTGKLAPGLLGAIAIAAYSYMALVPFIQPPIMKLLTTKKERETKMEQLREVSKTEKILFPVVVTIFTILLLPSAAALIGMLMFGNLLKESEQVPLLVNAIENGLMYAVSLFLGTSVGATATAENFLKPQTLKILILGLVAFSIGTAGGVLLGKLMYVLTKGKVNPLIGAAGISAVPMAARVVQKEGQKYNPSNFLLMHAMGPNVAGVIGSAVAAGLLLNFFG; this is translated from the coding sequence ATGCTAGATATGATTGTTGATTTTTTAAAGAGCACCGGTTTTCCGGAACTCTTTTCACTGGATACACCGCTTTTTGGAATTATGTTGCCGGGCAAACTGATTATGGTGGCAATAGCTTGTCTCCTGATTTATATGGGGATCAAGAAGGGCTTTGAGCCATACTTGCTCTTACCGATAGCTTTCGGTATGCTTCTGGTTAATTTGCCACTAGGCGGCCTGATGGCCGGTCCGCTGGGAACAGAACCCGGCGGCTTGCTCTACTATCTCTATCAGGGAACCAAACTGGGGATTTATCCGCCTCTAATCTTCCTGTGTATAGGCGCTTCAACTGACTTTGGACCGCTGATTGCCAATCCAAAAAGTCTGCTTCTGGGCGCAGCGGCACAACTGGGAATATTCATAACCTTTCTCGGAGCACTGGCCATGGGCTTTACACCTCAGGAAGCGGCTTCAATAGGTATTATCGGCGGAGCCGACGGCCCGACAGCCTTGTATTTGACGGGAAAACTCGCGCCGGGTCTTTTGGGAGCGATAGCGATAGCTGCCTACTCCTATATGGCGCTGGTGCCATTCATACAACCACCCATAATGAAGCTGCTCACGACAAAGAAAGAACGTGAGACCAAGATGGAACAGCTCCGTGAAGTCAGTAAGACGGAAAAAATTCTCTTCCCGGTTGTAGTTACGATTTTTACTATACTTCTCCTGCCCTCAGCTGCAGCGCTGATCGGTATGCTGATGTTTGGCAATCTGTTGAAAGAATCTGAGCAAGTGCCTCTTTTGGTCAATGCCATAGAAAACGGCCTGATGTATGCGGTATCTCTTTTCCTGGGAACTTCGGTAGGAGCGACAGCAACAGCTGAGAACTTCCTCAAGCCGCAGACGCTTAAGATCCTGATACTTGGTCTGGTTGCTTTCTCAATCGGAACCGCGGGCGGTGTTCTCTTAGGCAAGCTGATGTATGTCCTGACCAAGGGCAAAGTCAACCCTTTGATCGGTGCTGCAGGCATATCTGCAGTTCCAATGGCAGCACGTGTTGTACAAAAGGAAGGACAGAAATACAATCCGTCCAACTTCCTGCTCATGCACGCCATGGGACCGAACGTTGCCGGTGTAATCGGGTCTGCAGTGGCAGCCGGATTATTATTGAATTTCTTCGGCTAA